The Meriones unguiculatus strain TT.TT164.6M chromosome 19, Bangor_MerUng_6.1, whole genome shotgun sequence genomic interval GTGAGACCCGGCGCGGCCTACCCGGAGGTTTGCGGCCATCTGGGCAACTCCCCCTTCTTACGTGCCCCACACGCTGCAATAAGGCAAAACCCAAACCCCCAAAGTAGGTTTCTCCCGGAGGCTGCGCCGTGTAcccccagcgcttgggaggctgcACAGCGCCCAGGGGGAGGGTGAGAAGGCGAGAACCCTCATTGCTGACTTTTCCTTAGAGATGACCGGTGGGGCCGCGAACCCAGCCCTGCGGAGGGAGTCTCAGGGGTCCCTGAATTCTTCCGCCAGTCTGGACCTGGGCTTCCTGGCCTTTGTGAGCAGCAAATCCGAGGTGAGCGGCCTTTGAGGGAAACAAGATGCCTCGCAGGTTAGGACCGCGGCCACTTCTCCTCGTGGGTTCCCGGCGTTGCCAGTGGATGGCGACCCCTCCGGCCCTAGCCTGCTCCACAGCCATCGCctcaccttcctttcttttcatgcTAAATATGGCGGTCTCTGAACGTGTGACGGCCGTGCATCCTCAGCGGGCAGATGTGTGCTTCTGCAGGCGCCTTggtgtaccgtgtgtgtgtgtgtgtgtgtgtgtgtgtgtgtgtgtgtgtgtgtgtgcgtgtgtgcggcTAGGTAGTGGAGCTGTCTGAGTGTccgcattttgtttgtttgtttgtttgtttgggggttggttgttttttgttgttttgtttttgctttaatttttttttttttttgagatagggtttctctgtgtagccctgactgtcctgaactcactctgtagagcaggctggctttgaaatcagaggtgttcctgcctctgcctccaaaggcatgggccaccatgcttggctgagTGTCTAGTGTTTGCGTGCGCACACCTGTGTTCCTGGAGCAAGACACGTCTCTGCCGGCCTCCAAGTGCACAAGCGTGTGTCCCGGAGGTCACAGTGACCCTGTGTGCGGTGTGCCTGTCCTCACCTGTGTACACACAGCCTCTGCCTGCTCTTGCCCACAACCAGAGTCACCGAAGGAGCCTTGGAAGCGGAGAGGGGGAAAGCGAGAGCCGGCCGGGGAAGTACTGCTGTGTGTACCTGCCGGACGGCACCGCCTCCTTGGCCTTGGCTCGACCTGGCCTCACCATCCGTGACATGCTGGCAGGCATCTGCGAGAAGAGAGGCCTTTCTCTGCCTGACGTTAAGGTCTACCTGGTGGGCAATGAACAGGTGTGAGCATGACCAGTCCcaactctttcctcctttctgatcATGACCAGGTCTAGCCCCATCCTCTGAAGTTACCATTGGGTACTCCCTCCCCTCTGCCACCGGAAGTACCCAGTGCCCCTGGGGAATCCTCTCCCTCTGCCATGTGTCCAGTGCCCCTGGGGAATCCCCTCCCTCTGCCATGTGTCCAGTGCCCCTGGGGAATCCCCTCCCTCTGCCATGTGTTCGATGCCCCTGGGGGATTCCCTCACCTCTGCCATGGAAGTATTCAATTAACCTAATCCCTGACCATTCCTTGAAATGCAAACGAGGAAACTCATTTTGAAGCCACCCTGTAAGGGGGTTCAAGGGGAGCAGTGCTGCCTCCCAGGGGGAGTGACAGGCCTTCCTCTAGGCCCCAGAGGTAGCCAGAGGTAGCCAGAGGAACTGAGGTTTTGTGTCTGCTGGTCCAGGCTGGAGGTGATTAGGAATCGAGCCTCCAGAGCGAGTCTCTTCCAGAGAAGGCAGTCTTGTCTGGTCAGGGGCTTCCTGAAAGAAACAGCGGCTAAAGGGACAGAGCAGAGTTTATCTGGAAGAACTGCAGGGACAGGGCATTTCAAGGAGGGAAGGAGGCGTTTGCCAGGACATGTTTGGGGGCCTGGGGGGCAGCAATGGTAGAGCGAGCGCTGCCCACTTTTTTGGGCCGCCAGCACAGCTGCCAACAGCCCAGACGGGCTTTCGTGCCTGCTAAATATAACCTCACCACCCACACCCACCTGTCCCCATGGCACAGCACACCCTGCTGTCTGGGAGAGGTGCCCCCCCATCAACCCTCCCCATTCAAAGCCTATGCTGGTACAGACTGTAGTCTTCTCTGCACACCTACTGTGTGTCGGGACTGTACCAAAAGCTTTTCCTCtttctggacacacacacacacacaccagcgcTTGGGGCAGGAGGCTGACCTAGGCATTAGGGGGCGAGAGACAAGGTTCAAATGGCTAAGAAAGGCGGTGCTGAGGGGAAGTGAATCCAGATGGTCTCCTTGAGTTTCCCACGCCTGAAGGAAGGGCAGGTCTTCAGGAAACCAGGGCCCAAGCTGCatgcccaccccccaccccatttCCCAAACAGAGTTCTCTTCCAGGCTTCCCCTAGCACTCCCAAGCATCTttcactcttttctttttcttcggAGTCTTACTGCGTAGCCcccgctggcctggaacttactgtggagcccaggctggccttgaactccatcagtatctgcctcccaagtgctgggaataaaggagCACACTaccatgccaccatgcccaaggcATCTTCCGCTCTTAAGATCCCTCAGTCTTGATCTTACCCAAGTTTGGCTCAGACGCCGCCGCTGGCCCTCACCCCAGCGCCTTCCAGCCTTCTGCTACCGGTGGGCTAGCCCCTTTGATCTTCATGGTAGCACTAGAAGCCGCCCGGAGGAGATGAAGGTGGTTTCCAGGTATCCCCAGGGATGGTTTGGGGTAGAGGGAGGGGATTCTTAGACCCTGCCCGGCATCTGCAGAAAGCCTTGGTCCTGGATCAGGATTGCACGGTGCTGGCGGACCAGGAAGTGCGGCTGGAAAACAGGATCACCTTCCAGTGAGTTCCCTCCTCCAAAGCTTATTTTGGCTTCAAGCCACATCCTGTCTACTGGTCCCCAAATCTCAAATCTTATCTTGGGCCAGGAGCTCTGCCTCCTAGGCTAACGCCCCACCCCAAACTGTTCCCCCCTCTGGATCAGCTTTGTCCCCTCCGGGCTTATTTTGGGAAAGGGACCCGGGTCTCCATCACTCTCCAGCTCTAGCCTCCTGTGCAGGCTGGAGTTAACTGAGCTGGAGCGCGTGGTGAGGATCTCGGCTAAGCCCACCAAGCGCCTGCAGGAGGCGCTGCAGCCCATCCTAGCAAAGCATGGCCTGAGCCTGGATCAGGTGGCCCTGCACAGGGTGAGTGTTGGAGCTGTAGGTCAAGGGAGGGCCAGACCAGCAGGGGAGGCTTTGTGGTCAAGCCGTGGCTGTTAATCTCTTTCTGCAGCCGGGGGAGAAGCAGCTGCTGGATTTGGAGAAGCTGGTGAGCTCAGTGGCCTCACAGACACTGGTTTTGGACACTCTTCCGGGTAAGTAATGTTTAGCCCTTGGGACCTGATTTCCCAGGGTGCCTCTGGCACAGGAGGCGGGGCTTCTGAGAGGAGGGCCAAACCACAGACCGGTGCCCTCCATCATAGGTGCGAAGATGAGTGAAGCCAGCAGCCCATCCCCCTGCCGCAGCAGCCAGGTAGCTGaaagcctgggggtggggggttccaGTCTCCCTTCCTAGTTGTGCCCTAACCCCACTTTCTTGCAGGGATGCCTCCCTAGGACCCAGAACAAGGACGCTTATCTTCCTCCATTGCCCCCCAGTTTGCTGGTGGAAGACGCCAGCGTTTCTGCTGGGAACCGGCAGACCTGTGACATAGAAGGTGAACTGTGGGGTTAATGGGGCCTCTGGGATTAGAGGGATGAGGGAAGCGGGTTGAGGATCGTGGAGGGTGGCATCAGAGAGGCCTGAGCTGAGAGGCTGGGGCTAAAGGCCGTTGGAGCTAGACTACACTGACAGTCTGGGCTCAAGGGGCTCTGGTCATAGCAGGCGGCACAAGGTTGAAGCATTAGCAATGGCTCTGACCATGTGGGCCGCTGACTCTGTGGCTGCCCCCAGGTCTAGTGGAGCTGCTGAACCGCGTGCAGAGCAGTGGGGCCCACGACCAGAGGGGACTTCTTCGAAAAGAGGACCTGGTACTTCCAGAATTTCTGCAGCTCCCTTCCCAAAGACCAGGCTCTCAGGAGGCTCCGCCATAGACTTGACTCACCTACACAGCCTGGGGAGGGCCCTTCAGACTCCACTGCCCACCAGCCCTCTGACGCCCGTGTAACAGTCCAGGCTGGCTGCATGGTGCCTGGGCGGACCAAGCATGCCCCGGGTCCGCTCTGCACGTCTGCCCTGTCTGTGCCATGTGTGTCCCTGGCCCCTTTCTGCTATGGGCAGGCCCACAGAGGGAGCCAGGAAGGGATGGAAGGGGAACTCAGAGAGGCCACACTCCCAAGCTGAACACCTGTTCCCTTGTGGGTACCTACCCATTCCTCACACTAGGCCATGAGGGGCAGGTGGGCCTAGCTCCTTGGCATAAGCATACTGACCAGGAAAGGGCCTTTGGCAGTACCGGCCTCCTCCACTTGTTCTAGGCTTTAgcagggggcaggggaggggctggCCCCTCCTTAAAGAGTTGATATAAGTAAGGCCCGGGCGTGCTGGTGGGCAACCCCTCCATCCACGTGGACTCTACTGTACATACAGATTTTATGGTTGGCTTGGGGCAGCTGGGCTTGTCCTGGATGTATGATATTGTTACGGTAATAATTATTGTTATTCTGCCATGAGTGTGCTTCTTGTGTGCCATTCTGCCCTGTGTGGGCCCATCATCCCACTGCCTCTGTCACCAAAGCCAGGCCAGGAAGGTCTTGGGGTCCTCAGCGTACGACGTCCTGCTTTCAGAATCTCTCTTCCCGAGGCACAAGGTGGGGGGGCTCCTTTACAGCTGTGCCTTTGCCATCACCCAGCATCCAGGGACATGAAGCATCATTGGTGTTGCTGCCCACTGTCTCTATCAGGGTCTAGTGTACTCTAAAAGCTTGCATGTGGGACTAGCCTGGGCAACCTGCTCTTTCTCTCATCTGCTCTGGATGGGTGGTACCCCATCTCTAGGCAGCCAggaaaggcagggagggagggaaggaaggaggacttcTCAGAAAGAAAACCTCAGCCTCcaggagaggccagcctggccccaCTGAGAGAGGCGAGTGCtgagtgtgggtgctgaggaagCCGGCTGGCTTGAGGGGTAGGACAGAACCCTGCTCACAGATGAGTCTTCACTGGTTCTCCCACCAGGACCTCCGCTGACTCTCCCTTCTCATCTGACTGCCCTGTTGTTGTCCTTGGAATCTGTGGGTGAGATCAGTGGGTTTTGCTGACCATGCTGACTTCCTCTGGGGGTTTCAGGTCTCTGTCACCTGATAATCCCTCACTTTATTTGACTGTTTAATGGAGGAGAGCGGACGACAGGACTGACTGGCCATTTTCTATTCCCCGAGGGAAGATTCTGTCTTAGAGGTGGTTGTCTGAAGCCATTCTGAGAAGAATGCTaaccagagggcctctgaaaggctctgccctgaagactatcaaagcagatgctgagacttatggccaacctttgggcaaagtgcagggagtttcatgaaagaagtaggaaataataagacctggagaggacaggagctccacaaggagagcaacagaaccaaaaaatctgggcacaggagtcttttctgagactgatgctccaaccaaggaccagtcatggtgataacctaggacccctgcacagttgttgcccatggaagttcagtgtccaggtgggctCCATAgaattgggaacagggactgtctctgacatgaactgattggcctgctctttgatcatttacccctgagggggaacaacctaaccaggccacagaggaagacaatgcagccactcctcatgagacctgatagactaggattagaaggaaggagaggaagacctcccctatcagtggacttggggaggggcatgtgtggagaagggggaggaagggtgggattgggagaggaggagggagggggccaccgggggatacaaagtgaataaagtgtaattacttaaaattaaaataaacaatggaaagaagaaaaagaaaagaatgctaatcagatggctctgtgggtaagaggacccaggtttgagtcccagtgcccatgtggcagctcacagccatctgtaactccagttccggggatcctggaacaccctcttctggccttcacgaACCCTGTACACACGCAGTGCCCAGGCATGCACTCGGGCAAAGACACTCATCcacataagacaaaaataaaaaatctttttacTTTAGTCCAGTTCTGTCGGCGTATTTTCTGCCACTCTGAGCATTTGCACAATGGCCTTACACAAAGCGAGAAAGCGACAAGGGAGAGTAGAGAGTGATAGATGAGGACATGCAACACCCTGTTGTGGCTTCCGTATTTGTGCacgaatgcatacacacacagacacactcagacgtgcacacagagagacacggac includes:
- the Rgs14 gene encoding regulator of G-protein signaling 14 isoform X2 — its product is MPGKPKHLGVPNGRMVLAVSDGELTSTAGSQGQGEGRGSSLSIHSLPSGPSSPFSTEEQPVASWALSFERLLQDPLGLAYFTEFLKKEFSAENVTFWKACERFQQIPASDTKQLAQEAHNIYHEFLSSQALSPVNIDRQAWLSEEVLAQPRPDMFRAQQLQIFNLMKFDSYARFVKSPLYQECLLAEAEGRPLREPGCPRLGSPAAARKKPKLKPGKSLPLGVEELGQLPPPEGACGRPLRKSSRGEMTGGAANPALRRESQGSLNSSASLDLGFLAFVSSKSESHRRSLGSGEGESESRPGKYCCVYLPDGTASLALARPGLTIRDMLAGICEKRGLSLPDVKVYLVGNEQKALVLDQDCTVLADQEVRLENRITFQLELTELERVVRISAKPTKRLQEALQPILAKHGLSLDQVALHRPGEKQLLDLEKLVSSVASQTLVLDTLPGAKMSEASSPSPCRSSQGCLPRTQNKDAYLPPLPPSLLVEDASVSAGNRQTCDIEGELSSGAAEPRAEQWGPRPEGTSSKRGPGTSRISAAPFPKTRLSGGSAIDLTHLHSLGRALQTPLPTSPLTPV
- the Rgs14 gene encoding regulator of G-protein signaling 14 isoform X1 translates to MPGKPKHLGVPNGRMVLAVSDGELTSTAGSQGQGEGRGSSLSIHSLPSGPSSPFSTEEQPVASWALSFERLLQDPLGLAYFTEFLKKEFSAENVTFWKACERFQQIPASDTKQLAQEAHNIYHEFLSSQALSPVNIDRQAWLSEEVLAQPRPDMFRAQQLQIFNLMKFDSYARFVKSPLYQECLLAEAEGRPLREPGCPRLGSPAAARKKPKLKPGKSLPLGVEELGQLPPPEGACGRPLRKSSRGEMTGGAANPALRRESQGSLNSSASLDLGFLAFVSSKSESHRRSLGSGEGESESRPGKYCCVYLPDGTASLALARPGLTIRDMLAGICEKRGLSLPDVKVYLVGNEQKALVLDQDCTVLADQEVRLENRITFQLELTELERVVRISAKPTKRLQEALQPILAKHGLSLDQVALHRPGEKQLLDLEKLVSSVASQTLVLDTLPGAKMSEASSPSPCRSSQGCLPRTQNKDAYLPPLPPSLLVEDASVSAGNRQTCDIEGLVELLNRVQSSGAHDQRGLLRKEDLVLPEFLQLPSQRPGSQEAPP